The nucleotide sequence TCCCATGAAAAGCACCAATATGGATTGGGGAACGATTTTAAATTGTGCACTTCATCAAGAGTGCAACTTTTTTGTGTTGGCATATCTTAAACTGTGGCTGCAGAGGTATTTAAGTTTTCTGAAGTATATCTGACTTTAAAAAAACGGCAAGATGAGCATCACATGGAAACTAATTAGAATGGGATTCAATTCCAAAGTCAGGTCTAAATCATTAGCAATCAACTGATCAAACTCAGCAGAAGTGTAAGGCGGGCAACAAGTGGGTGGGTATGGAACAGCACCATAtttcaattaagcattttgaatttGGAAACCATTACTCCATTGCACCAAACAGGACATTTTTGCCACTGATTTCTTTGAGTGTAGGTGGAAGCGGAAGCAAGAATATGAACAGGAAATAAAAGAATACAGTCAGACAGCTACAACttgacaaacaaaacaaaaagagaaaaaaaaatcaataacatCCAAGAGCACAAATCTAATTTGGCAGCAAGCAGAAATTCTGTAGATATGTCAGGGCCATGAGGCAAATTGTGTACACACTTCAAGTCTATTCAAATGTTCTGAGTTATTAGACAGCCTTGTGCACTGCCCTCCGCTATTAATAGTTACCTTTTTTTCCAATGTGTGATCAGAATTAAACTGAAACTGGTAGAAAGGATGGTGGAATTATACAGGAACAAGTTACCCCATGCCATTATTAAATGTCTGCCAAATTGAATTTTTGTTTCTATATCAGATGTTCTAACTTCCCCATTCTACCTACAACCAACACCAATGAAAACAGATTGTCAttttctgtgtgcaaattgactgctgcacTTACAACGCAAGCACTATTAACTATTAGGTAGTTAAGTGTTTTGGACTGGCACAGGTCATAAAGTGCTACTACAAATGGAAATTAATTATTTGCATTTCTGCTCAGTGATAATAATGGGTACTAAAGTGGACACAAAGTAAACTAGAAACTAAGTCTTTACTGATCTGCTTTACATATGCCATCCCTAATTTACCCATTCCAGGCAGGTATTGAGGCATTGGCCAGATTGCAAGCTAACAATGACAGCAAAATGATCAGTGTTCACTCATCACTCGTCATAAATGTCTCTTCTGGAATCCACACATGCTGATAAATGTTAAAATCTAAAACTTGCCATCAGTGAAGCTACACTTCTGGAGAACATGAATTGCTGAACCACCTCACTGGCCCTGGAAAATGCTAAATTGCTCTATAAATTTTTAATCAAATTTTGTATGTTTTATATTTAGTTTCAACCCAATTCCAATTATACCCCAAACATTTATTTTCCTATTCATAAAAGTAAAAAGTTAAATGAAGGAATTCAAAGCTTTTTCACTTCCTGGTTTGTTGTGAGGATACTTCAATGTAATTGGGTGCTTATTGTGCTTAACGACATCACTGCTCTGGATGCTTAAAGGAGAGCCCTTTGACTTGGTGCCAAATTCAAATGAACAATGGGAAAGACGAAATCCATGCCAGAGTGTGCTAGATCTTTGCATGTTTCTTCAAATTCAGTGATGAATTCTGTTGCTTCACCGCGATGGAAATTCAGCCTAATTTTCTTTAGCACCATCATCCAGATAAATTACAATAGAAAATAATGTTATTGAAAACATTTTTATGTTTCAGCAACAAATACTGGGAATGCTGGAAagctgaaacaaaaataaaaaatactggaaaatctcaggagaGAAGCAAGGGTTCACGTTTGAGTCCAATATGTGTCTTCTTTAGAACCAAGGAAACATTAAACTTTTATAACCCGCACAAGACAAACGAGGTCGGACCAATTAAGTCTCCTTATGAGTCTCATTGAGGACAGGCTTCCCCACAAAGTGGCGGGGGCCCCATCAACAGAGGTGTGGACACGATGTATAAAAACTCGGCCCAAGTGGGAGCAGATGTCCCAACTGGGACCTGTTCACAACATGTAGTTACTGCAAAAAATAACATGTTTCTTTAAGCCTTCAGTGTGGAGTCCTCTGTggacacaatagaaacattactCTATTTCTCGGTCTACAGGTGCTGCTAGATCTGCTGCGTTTTTCCAAACTTGTTTACATTTCTTAATTTCTCTATACACTACACCTCCAGTAATTTATGAACTTACTTGCTTATCTGGATTTTgggaaggggctgaggggagaaTACCAGATTTTTGAATGACTATCAGAAGACAACCAACACTTTAAAATCATTCGGTGGGATGTAGCATCATTGGCAAGAATGGTATTTATTGTTCAATGTTGGTTGCCACTGAGAAGCTGATGGTGTCAAAGCAGTCCAGATGCTCTCACAGTGCTTTAGGATAGgactttccaggattttgatccaaataTGTTGAAACAAGAGAAGAAATGTCCAAGGTAGGACGGTGCATGACTTGGTAGAGAAACGGGAAGTGATGGAAGTCCCCAATTGCTGCCCTTGCGCTTCAAAGCAGTGGAAATTAGAGGTTTGGGGGCTGCTGTCATGTGTTGGTGATTTCCTGAagggcatcctgtagatggtgcaTTCTGCAGTCATAATGCATGTGATGGTCTCTTAATCAAGTACACTTTTTTTTGACTGGTGTTGAGATTCACAATGCAACGGTATTCCTTTGCACCTGTGCCTTGAAGATGTTTGTGAgtctttattcttttatttttatcaatttagagtatccaattattttcttttcccaattaagggcaatttagaatggccaatccacctaccctgcacatctttgggttgtggggatgagacccactcagacacagggaaaatgtgcaaacgccacatggatatgctaaccactgcgccacccacgaGCAGGTCTTTAGTGTCAGATGAGCCATGTGCTGCAAAACACCCAGCCTCTCATATACTCTCTCACCCACAGCATTTTTATGGCTATGCCAGTCAGTTTCTGGGCAATGATGACCTGTCATGGTGAGATCATCCAATCTTGAATCCccacagtgtaggaggccattcggcccatcgagtctgcacatgcacttggaaagagcaccatacttaagcccatgcctccccataacccagttaccctacctaaccttttggacactaaggggcaatttagcatggccaatccacctaacctgcacttctttggtctgtgggaggaaaccggagcacctggaggaaatccacgcaaacatgaggagaaagtgcaaactccacagtcgccCAAATCcagaatttaacccaggtccctgtgccatcgtgccgccaatGACAAAGGGGATTGGTTAGTTGGAAATCGTAACTGCAAAGCACTTTTATATCTCAAATGTTACCTGCAATTAATCAGTCCAAATTTGTATGTTGTCTAGATCATGTGGCATGCAGGAATGAATTGATTAAATTATGATTTGTAAACAGGGTGGTGAATACTGCAGTTCATTCatcgaatttatagtgcagaaggaggccatttggcccatcgagtctgcaccggcccttacaaagagctccctactcaagcccactgaTCTACCCTATCGCCGCAACCCAccgtttttttggacactaagggcaatttagtatggccaatccacctaacccgcacatctttggactgtgggacgaaacccacgcagacacggggagaacatgcagactccgcacagacagtgacccagctggtaatcaaacctgggaccctgaagctgtgaagcaattgtgctagccactatgctaccaaaAAACCTCCACTGCTGCCTCGTAATTAAAAAAGGTAATTGACGAAGCAACTAAAGATAGTGCAGCCCAAGATGCTGCCCTGAAAAACTCCTGCAGCAATTGATCTCCAGGAACAATCTTCCTTAAGGTAGGAGGAAGTCAGAGGCTctctctcccccgatccccactAATTTCAGGTTGTACAAATGATGGTCCTTTGTTTATAAATAATGTGGGAAAAAGTTGTGAAGTATCATATATAGGAGAAAGCCTAAAAAAGTGTTTAAATAGACAAAAGGAAAATACAGTGAACTTTCAAACTATTTCACTGTAAGATCCCATTGTTTACCCTGTATTCCAAGATGTTGCAATTTTTTTACCCATGccagttttaaaaaatgttcaattAGTCTGAACAAAACTGAAAGACCCATTTTATGCCATTATATTCGCAGCGGTTACAAAATGCTATAAATATGGTAGCACAGTCCAAATTAAAAATGGTTGATCTAATTCTACTACTAATACAAGTGAGAGCAGCATACAACATAGGGTAGCACAATAGTAGTGGTtagcatgttgcttcacagcgccaggttctccccctgtctgcgtaggtttcctccgggtgctctggcttcctcccacaagacgcGTTGTCAggtgattggacattctgaattctcgtgctgtcaggtgaattggacattctgaattctccctctgtgtacccgaacaggcgccgactaggatattttcacagtaccttaattgtggtgttagtgtaagcctacttgtgacaataataaagattatttatttattataaaacGCTATCATATACATTCACAGCATTAGTAACAATGCTGCAGTGTAATCCTAAAAATGTGATTGCTTACCTCAATGAAATTCAAGCAACCATCATTTGGAACAAAAGCCGTGATTTTCTTGCCATTCTTAATAAGCTGGACTCGGACACACTTTCTGATGGCCGAATTGGGCTGCTTAGCCTCAACACCACTGTATCAAAAAGAAGATTTAATAATTTCACATATTTCTGAACTCTAACTGGTAAACTGAATTTCTCCCCACTCAAACTGATGATACAACCAGGGACATTTTGCAAACTTAAAGTGAgcattaatatttttcaagaaggAAGAATGCATCAGCAGTTTAATTCCAGTCACAATTGTTCATGTAGTCAGTTATCAGCCATGTCTTCAAAATCACATACCAGTGGCAATGTACCTGCCTCATGAGAGTGACTAACGCAGCCAGTTATCCGAGGCCATTTTaagcccctttttaaaaaattgaagtaaGCAAACTCCTTAGTTACTTACACTTTTTCCAAGACTATTCCTTTGGCATGGGAGGCACCACCAAATGGGTTGGCCTTCAAGGCAGTTCCCAAGTGGGCCTTCTTGTATTGCTTATCATGCCATTTCTGATCACGC is from Scyliorhinus canicula chromosome 11, sScyCan1.1, whole genome shotgun sequence and encodes:
- the rps23 gene encoding 40S ribosomal protein S23 gives rise to the protein MGKCRGLRTARKLRNLRRDQKWHDKQYKKAHLGTALKANPFGGASHAKGIVLEKVGVEAKQPNSAIRKCVRVQLIKNGKKITAFVPNDGCLNFIEENDEVLVAGFGRKGHAVGDIPGVRFKVVKVANVSLLALYKGKKERPRS